The window TGGAACCCCGGTGTCTTCGACCTCCAGGCCGGCAACTTCTGGGGCCCGCCGCTCCCGCCGTCGATGATCGAGCCGGAGGACCTGGCCGAGCTGATGGCCGGACTCCACTGACCGCGGGCTGCCCCGGAGGCGGTCGGTTCGTCCAGCTGGCGCGAGCCGGCTGCCCGAGGCCCTGCGGGTGCCGGCCGGGCCGACCGCCCGCAGGAGTCCTGTGGCCCGGGCGGGGGACCTGGCCGTCAGCGGGGACGGCGTCCGGTCAGGCCCTGCCAGGTGTCCTTCGCGTCTTCGAGTGCCGCTCTGGCCTTCGGCAGTTCAGGGCGGTTCTCGTGGCGCACCCTGGTCTCCTCGCGTGCCGCCCGTGCCGCCTCCACGGGCCCGGTGGCGGTCCTGGCCCGCAGCAGCTCGGCTTCGAGCCTGCGGATGGCGCCGCCGCGCCTGTCGAGGCGCCGGCCGGCCTTCACGGAAGCGTTCTGCAACCGGGTTCCGAAGCTGCGGACCGTGTCCTCGGGGTACTCCTTGGCGCCGAAGCGCTCCATGAGTTCGTGCCCGTCCGGCTCGGCCAGGTACACGTACCACGTCTTGCCCGACCGGGCGGGTTCGAGGCGGACCTTCAGTCCGGCCAGGGGCAATTCGGCGGGGCCGACGAGCACCGCGTGTTCATGCAGGACGATCCGGCCCAACTGCTCCACGCGGCGCCCGCGCTTCGGTGTGCGCAGCTGTCGCAGCTCGGCCTCGACCCGGACTATGCGTCGTCGGTAGGCCCGCTCGGCCCGCTCCGCCGTGAGCCAGGCCCGTCCCCTCTCGCGCAGGGCCGCACTTCTCAGGCCCCGTACGTGCCCGCGTGCTCCGGCCAGATCCCTGCGCTCGCTCCGGTACTTCCGCTGAAAGGCGTACGCGGGAGCGCCCGGGTACCGGAGAGCGCGCCAGGCCGCCCACCCCGCGCCCACGGCCAGAACCGCGACGGCCCACCAGATCCCCGCCATCCGTACCCCGCCCTTCGTCCAGCAGGTGCATGCCCCGATGTCGCCAAGATCAGCCCTGCGGCGAAGCCGCGGTGGCCGGACCGGCGGTCCCGGGGCGTGGCGGCCCGGGGGCGGCACCTCCCTCGGTCACGGCGGCCCGGTGCGCGTGCAGCGCCCGCTCCGGGTGGTCGACGCGACATATGACGAGCGGGGGAGACACGTGTTCACCGCGCCCTGGCCGCGCATCCGCGGGGCCGGCGGAGAAGCGCGAGACCGGCCCGCACGGCAGCGCGTCGCCGTCAGGTGTCTCGGGCATGCGGATCCGGCTCCGTACGTGTGGCCCGCGCCTGGTACCGTGCCGAACGCCGACGCGGAACGCGCGTCATGCGCGCGGGCATGCAATAGCCGCCGCGTGCTGATCGACACATGCTCCCGACCGATGTCTCCTCCATGGAACCCGGTCGGCGAGGGTGGCGATCTCCAGGACATTGCTTGATTGGCATAATTTCTTCGGTAGGGGAAGCCTGCAGGCGCGCTTCCCCGTCCGTCCATGGTTTACGAACTCACGGGAGTCGAAGTGCCGCCCCAACCAAAGCCGCAGGACCCGGCGCTGCTTGACGGAGCATCGTCACGGTTTGCGGACGCCTTCACCCGGCGCACCACGCAGTTGCGTGGAGGTGGTAACCCCGGTCCGAAACCGTGGACGTGGGCTGCCGGTGCGGCCGCGCTGACGGTCTGCGTGATCCTGATCGTGTTCGCGGTGGCGAAGATCCCCTCCGGCGACAGCAAGAAGGACGAGGCCGCCGCGGCCGCGTCCGCCTCGCCGGCCGCCGCCGGTTCCTCCCCCTCTGTCGCCCCGCACGGCTCCACGCCCGCCGCGGGCGGGTTCGGTGGTGTCCAGGCCGCCGGGCCCGGCCCCGTGCCGCCGGGAAGCCCGAAGCTGGTCGCCGGGACGGCAGGTGGCGCGGGTGCATCGGGCAAGCCCGGTGCGTCGCCCGAGTCCAAGGCCCCCGGCACATCGGGTGGCTCCGGCACGTCGGGCGGCTCGGGAAGCCACGCTCCGGCCGCTCCCGCAGCCGGTGCGGGGACCAGCTCCCAGTCCGGCAGTGCGTCCGGCGGATCCGGCGGCAGCGGGCAGTCGTCAGGCTCCTCCCAGTCGAAGGCCGTCACCTACTCCGGCGTTCCCGTCTTCAGTCACGACAGCGGTCGCTGCATCGCTGCCACGGGAGCCAGCAACGGCAC is drawn from Streptomyces sp. NBC_00178 and contains these coding sequences:
- a CDS encoding RICIN domain-containing protein, whose translation is MILIVFAVAKIPSGDSKKDEAAAAASASPAAAGSSPSVAPHGSTPAAGGFGGVQAAGPGPVPPGSPKLVAGTAGGAGASGKPGASPESKAPGTSGGSGTSGGSGSHAPAAPAAGAGTSSQSGSASGGSGGSGQSSGSSQSKAVTYSGVPVFSHDSGRCIAATGASNGTARDGTRLEIWDCGGGSWQKIDFRSDGTARMFGLCMDLAGANQGNGTPIQLATCNGGWAQKFKLNSAHDLVNTAVGKCVDVTDENTSNGTKLQLWDCFGTDNQKWSKR